Genomic segment of Eupeodes corollae chromosome 2, idEupCoro1.1, whole genome shotgun sequence:
AACAcctagaaaagaaaagaaaatatttagagagatgtataaagagaaaaaatctttttatttgcaatataAAAGAAACCGAAAAAAGCAACGAAGAATTAGTAGACACCATTTTACACCTTTTAAACACTATTCtcgaaataaaaactgaatattttgaaatcgaTTTTGCAAGACATCTAGGTAATAAAGAAGACAAAATAAGACCTAGCATAGATGTCTACaattaaaccaaaaagaaattaataatatgAACAGTGAACAACGCAACAACTAGCAACAAAAGaagtaaattttgaataataaggACTCTACCCCAAGCCGATTAGCCATCGTGGGGAAGGACAGCCAATTCCCTCCAAACTACCCATCAAACCAAGGCCaatccaaaaacactctagACATTTGTATATACAATGTAAGAACATTATCTACAGAAGCAAAATAATCAGAACTAAGACTAGCATTATCAACTATCAAGCGGGATATACTGGGACTATCCGAGCTAAGAATTTTTGGACATAATTGAAAACCAGAATGATATATTTGTTACATTGGTGAGACTAAAAGCTTGCATGGAGTTGGATTTCTCatcaaaaagagtttaaaagaCAGAATAATAAATGTACGATTTTTTAGTGAAAGGATATGCAGcctatgtttaaaaatacaaatcacaaaaataacgaTAATTCAGGTTTATGCCCCGACCAAAACAGCAACTGACGAAGAAATTTTGAACTTCTACAATTTATTGGACAAAGtatataatgaaacaaaaagggAGATAATGCATGTTATAGGAGATTTCAACGCCAAGTTAGGGAAACAGATTGACAACGATGAAGAAGTAATGGGACCATTTAAATACGGACGAAGAAACAAAAGAGGAGACTCTCTTATAAAGTGGCTGGAAGAGATGAATCTCAGATTTGCaaattctttcttaaaagaGAGAAACACGGAAATGGAACTGGAACTGGATTCACCCGAATGGGATAACAAAGAACGAAATTGACTTAGTTCTAACAAATAAACTCAAAACTATTAACGACATCTCCgtattgaacaattttaaatttgatagcgACCATAGGCTAGTAAGAGCAAAAATAAAAGTGGACCATAATACgcagaaaagaaacaaacaagcACTCAGTATTCCTAgaataataaagggtgatttttttgaggttaggatttttatgcattagtatttgacagatcacgcgggatttcagacatggtgtcaaagagaaagatgctcagtatgctttgacatttcatgaatagacttactaacgagcaacgcttgcaaatcattgagttttattaccaaaatcagtgttcggttcgaaatgtgtttcgcgctttacgtccgatttatggtctacataatcgaccaagtgagcaaacaattaatgcgattgtgaccaagtttcacactcagtttactttattggacattaaaccaaccacacgaatgcgtacagtgcgtacagaagagaatattgcgtctgtttctgagagtgttgctgaagaccgtgaaatgtcgattcgtcgccgttcgcagcaattgggtttgtgttattcgaccacatggaagattttacgcaaagatcttggtgtataaaatacagctcgtgcaagaactgaagccggacgatctgccacaacgtcgaattttcagtgaatgggccctagaaaagttggcagaaaatccgcttttttatcgacaaattttgttcagcgatgaggctcatttctggttgaatggctacgtaaataagcaaaattgccgcatttggagtcaagagcaaccagaagccgttcaagaactgcccatgcatcccgaaaaattcactgtttggtgtggtttgtacgctggtggaatcgttggaccgtattttttcaaagatgctgttggacgcaacgttacggtgaatggcgatcgctatcgttcaatgctaacaaactttttgttgccaaaaatggaagaacagaacttggttgacatgtggtttcaaaaagatggcgctacatgccacacagctcgcgattctatggccattttgagggaaaacttcggagaacaattcatctcaaggaatggaccggtaagttggccaccaagatcatgcgatttgacgcctttagactattttttgtggggctacgtaaAGTCTAAAGTCTTCACAAAAAacccagcaactattccagctttggaagacaacatttccgaagaaattcgggctattccggccgaaatgctcgaaaaagttacccaaaattggactttccgaatggaccacctaagacgcagccgcggtcaacatttaaatgaaattatcttcaaaaagtaaatgtcatggaccaatctaacgtttcaaataaagaatagatgagattttgcaaattgtatgcgtttttttttgtaaaagctctcaagctcttaaaaaatcaccgtttaccaaccgaaaatattgaaaaatataatgacatgcttaagaaagaaataagacTTAATATAACTACAAATAGAATAaacgaacattttcaaaatacctATGATTCATTAGAAAAGATAATAAAGAACTCGGTGAAAGTTTCAATCATTCCTGCTGTTACTACAAAACCTGATAAATTAACAAATGACACTAAAGCGCTGATAACCAGAAAAGATAACCTACGAAACaaggacaacaacaaaaattaactaaaataccTTCGGAAAACCATAAAAGAAGATGCGAAAAATGATATCCAAACATATAACGAAACAATGATAAAAGAGATATTAAGCAACAcacaatcttttaaaaagacaaaatcaTTTCTTGACAATGGAAAAAATGGATAACAtccattaagaacaaaaataacaacgctGTTAATAGgagagatataaatgagtctGCTACCAAGTTTTTCGAAGAACTTGTCAAATcgacaaaagaaataaaagatgaTAATATATCGATGGCGGACAGTTACTCCAACTTAAATACTGTtacactttttacaaaaacagatattgaacaAGCAATTGACGATCTTAAGACAGATAAGTGTACAGGAAATGATGGTATTGTAACAGAAATGCTCAAATATGGAAAACAACCAATTTCTACAGTCTTTACCACGATTTTTAATGACAAACTTATAACACAGCAGATTCAAAAACAATGGAAACAAGCTACAATTACGcttatccacaaaaaaggaaataaagatGGCTTAAATAACTACATACCAATAAGCAACATTTCTATGATATATAAAATGTTCTCCAAAGtaatgtacacaaaaattaaggacaCATTAAACAGAAATCAGCCAAgggaacaagcaggattccgagAAGATTTTTCAACAACAGACCATCTAAAAACAATGAAccaactaattaaaaaaactaacgaatttgaaaatcctttgtatcttttatatattGACTTCAGTAAAGCATTTGACTCAGTAGGACATGACGTAATATGGACAGCTCTGACAAACCAAGGAATTCATTCTATCTTTATAAGGACgttgaaaaatatacatacagaCAGCGTGgcgaaaataaaaaccgaaagaataggaagagaaataaaaatacagagAGGCGTAAGACAGGGAGATCGAATGTTAACACCATTATTCTTTGCCGTACTGGAAGAAATATTCAAGAAACTAAACTCGGTCAATAGATATGGAATAAATATTTGGGGACAATATTTGAGCTACCTTAGATTCGCTGATGAAATAGTTCTCATTTCATCAACTTCcggacaaatacaaaatatgctcATAGAATTGACAAATGAATGCAAGAAAGTTGGACTTCATATGAATAAGTCAAAAACTAAGATAATGACTGACCATATTGAAGATGACATATTGCTGGATAACGAACACATAGAATATGTAAAAGGCTATACTTATCTAGGACAGACTAAGTCGTTCATTAACcaagagaaaaaagaagtttCTAGACGCATTACCaatagttaaaaacaattttggagtctaaaacaaatattacaatcGAATCTAAGGGACGAAACACGAAAATATATACTAGACTCTACTATTCTACCTGTTATGACTTATGAAGATGGAAAGAAAACTACTTAACCTACGAATTAGCCAGAGAGTGAGAAATAGAGAAATAAGACGAAGAACTGGTTTAACGGACGTGGTTGAACGAGCAAAACTAATTAAATGGAATTGGGCAGAAGAATACATGACCAAAGATGgacaaaaatcatacaaaatggaCACCGCCAGAAAGCAGAAGACCAATTAGACGACCGAAGAAAAGATGGGCAGACGATTTGCTTAAAGAAAGCCAAATTTGGTACAATGACGCAAAAGATAGAGATCTTTGGGCAACATTGGAGGAGGCTTATGCCAGATCATAGAATTTGACACgcatccatttatttatttaaactttgttcacatattaaagttgattaaaaaaaaaatatgtaaattttatatacatagtaattaattcaaaagaaaaagaaaatgtaaacaaatcaataatggcaaataaaagcttataataataaaattatagtaACGAAATTGAAGTAGCAGCtccttttcaatttcatttgaattataGTAACGAAATTGAAGTAGCAGCtccttttcaatttcatttgtgTTTCAATCGCATAATTAAATGTTTCGaatttgtgttttcaaaatGGGACGCCGTACGAGTAATGAAAAACGCGAActaataattaaacattttaaagatgGAAAAAGCCAACGAAATATTGCAGgaatggtaaaaattagttcttcAGCAGTGCAACATATAATTGAACGTTATGTCCGTGAAAATCGAGTGGTCAGTAAAGCAAAAGAAGTAATATTTACTGATTCAGGTAAATTTAATCTTCGCGGATCGGATGGTAAGGGGAACGTTTGGAGGCAGACAAATACGGAGCTCCAGCCGAAGAATTTACGTGGGACAGTGAAACACGGTGGAGGGCATGTTATGGTGTGGGGTTGTACGTATTCTGCTGCCGTAGGAAACCTGCTTTTTATCAAAGGTAATATGGACAAAAGCATGCATCTAGATATTTTGAGGCTaaacttcaaaaacatcaaTGACAGTTTTCGACTATATCAAGATTAGTTTTTGGCGTAAGCATCTCCCAAAGCGGCCCATAGGCCTCGATTTTCGCCTCATTCGTAAGGCAAAGATCGTCGCTCCATCTCTTGTTCGGTCGGCCTGTTGATCTCTTGCTTTCCGGTCTCCATTTATTTGCCAATTTTGTCCATCTTTGATTCTGTAGTCTTGAAATATGTCCTGCCCAATTCCATTTTTGTCTTTTGGTTCTATCTATCACGTCAATCATTCGAGTACGGTTTCGGATGTCTTCATTTCTTACTCTTTCGCTGGGCCTTATTCTTTCCATTTTGGATTGACAGATCCTTAGCTGGTCAAGAGATTTCGTAGTCAAGCTTAAGGTTTGTAGTCCTTACTTTTGCCGGTGCTTTGCCGACGACGTCACTTAGGCATCAACATCATGAGATTTGACACAGTtagcctttttttatttgaaactatCCAAGAGACCGCCCTTACAAGAACAATCACAGAACTCTTGATGCATGAAAAACAACATAACCCAGTTAATGCTAAAATACCGCGAAAGagtaaatacaaatattctCGAAAGAATCGCTTGTTGCTAATCTTTCAAATATGACAACGTCCTGGCTTTATTATTACTACATATTTGGAATGCGTTTACTCTTCGATACAGtaatttcgacaaaaaaaataatatttgggtGGTAAACAATAATccgttaaaacaaataaagaacaaagtatttttttcgttttgctacACGCTACATATGAGGTTGGTTCACGGTGCGTCTTCGCAGATTTAGTGCTGCGGATTATGGGGAAGCTTCTTCGGTTTTCAATAAACCTATTTCATTAATAGTGCCAAAAAGCACTATTAATTACGACGTTAAACAGTTTGtttcacaaattcaaaattccccAGTTATGTTCTCCACTCCGGAAACATTTGAAGTCacatttttagttgtttttatacaccggtgttgtttgtgtttttaatctatttttttttttggaaaccttCAAATacctacaaattaaataatcgtAGAGCCGATAGTCTAGCTGCTAGTGCTCTTAAATGTAttatttgtaatatattttaatatgttactgataaaaataaataaataaataaataataataaataatcgtATTTGTAACACTATAACCTATAGGCTATACCTACTTATTGTTCCATAAAACTCACTATTAGTTTTACTGCAATGAAAGTGGGCTGCACTGAATTATAATAATCGcgcttaaatttattaattataataatcgCGCTAAAATGGgatcaaattgaaaacttttgactTAATGCTGTGCAGATTTTTTACTTCACTATTGTGGACTTCCTTTGCTTCAAAATGCCCGTTTTTAATGACAGCTTCTGCTTTAATCGTTTTTTAAGCTTCAAGATTCATTAGATATTGTAGACGAATTCGAGTGAATAACTTCTTGTACTTTCCTGGCATACAagcaaaactaattaaaaatattaaaatcgtcttatttgttttaaaaataatttttatttgtacagaaattacatatattatacaaagtaataagtatatattatttaataaaactaataatgGTGTCTAACAAAGAATTAGTgataaaaaatcatattaaaaatatatgaaatttcaataaaaacggATATGTGTGTATGCACTATAAAATCTTCggttatataaaatacaaattaaaattattattagaaaaGTAAATTACGTTATTATAAGGTGATActtaaatgttaataataaattactttgtacgtatacatatttaaaaaaaattcactcaagaaaatttaaaataaaataacagttCAGTCTATTGTATTGCCTCTTAGGATTATTAGCATATTTAAGatgctaaaaaaaattacaatattcatAAGTGATGTATCGATATCGCATTTTTATCGTTCTTTGGTCCAAGACTCATTTCGCTAGCAACGAATGCAGAgtttaaatttccaaaattatttggaataATTGATATGGAAACAAGTCGAGGGTCAGTATCTTCGATGCTGATACTTTTGGTGAAAATAGGCAGAATAGATGATCGCTTAAAACTCATTTCAGATATTTCACTCATTTCGGGAGATGGTGGTGGACTGTTTTGGTTGCGTTgtctagaaaaaaaatgaaatggaaaTATTATAAACTTAAGTAAAACATATCAAAAGAGAGttgtataatgttttttaaataattcttaccTTTCTTTGCTTTTGCAGCCAATCAAAGTTATTAGGATTCCTAATATCACAAAAGCTGCAAGCATACCTGATAAACCGGCCACAAGTGTCATAACTTCATGTGGCTCACCATCTGATGTAGCTTTTGggactgaaacaaaaaaaaaacaagtattaaAGTCATATTtcgaaattaaggttttcaaatATACTAAAATCTACGAGGCTATGTCCTTTAACTTATCAAATAGCAGGATTGTTTTTGATCTGTCCTTATTTTATTGTAACCACTGATAGAAGCCAGGCTTGGTTAATAAATTCAAGACAagttttaaattgcaaattgtCGACAAAATTGTCTTATCCTTCTAAGTGTCAACCAATGAATCGTGTTACTCCCATTAAATATAGtaacttaaaaatattcccATAATCACTTATATTACATAGGTACAACTAAtgtatgttatatttttgttcttaacttatttcacttttctCGTTGTCATCAAGTTCAAAATACACGAAGCACAATACAGTGCGTGTATTTTATCAAGTATTTCCTCATTTTGatttacacaaaaaatatagtacTGCTATGCAATCGTGAATCGTGTAAGCCTTAGGGTAAGCAATTTGAACTAACAAACGAGACCAGAATCGACCTTGCCAATAATTTACCGACAGTTAACGACATATGTATATAACAGACGCGGAATtgtaaattacataaaattgcAAGAACTCGGATTCAATCACCAGTACCGGAGTGCTTTAAAGAATAGTTTGAGGAAATTAAAGGCGCCGATAATTGGCCcgagaatatttttgtaaatcaattttcaagattTGCAACCTTTAGCCAAAGCCAATGGGTAGTATATAAATACAAAGATTTTGCCATCTCCTGAATCAAGATCGAATGTGATTAACTCAGaaaattatatgtatattttgcaTGAATTCCTTccaagaaataatttattagaaATGTAAGAATAGTtgtcttttgtttaaataatttgatattgaTTGCATACAACATCTGAGAATTCAACCAGAAACCTTTAATGcggaaataaatttttgttaaaacgtAGTACATGAGATTGAGGCTTAATCAATATTAAGTGTATCTTaagtgaaaaatgaaaatgctaaaaaccaatgatagctgtAACTAGCCTACCTTTTAAACTAGAAAACTGATTTAGAgagaataatttttacaaagaaacatttgtatttctagttttttgttgttgttattgacaaaacattgtttttcttgACCTCGAATAGAATAACCATTGATTATTAGATattttgttatgattttttattgaaaaacctacacaagttgtttttacaaacaaaaataggtAATATCTTTTAGACTAGGTTAATATGTTTATACTCGTTTAACTTATTTGTCGAAttagaaaacataatttttccatttaagcATTTTCAAATATCGATtagatacaattattattattttggagataaaaacaaatttacacagatttaaaatttcctaaaaaCCATTCACGAAaacaattatgaaaaaaacaaaaaaaactcgtcTGAAGTAATTAGTTGAGTTTCtgataacttaatttttagtaaatcgATAACCGCAATATTATGTAACTTTAATTTCATCAATTAAAGTGAGATTTTCGATGACATATTTATTGCTTCGTAgagaattatttgttttgaacattaaaaaatgacaaaacgAATCTCATTTCATTTAAACTCTACGTtctgtaatatttttaatgctATAATTATCCATTGTTTGATTTACTTAACTTTACCACTATAGTTTATTCCTCTATTAAtgattttagaatttaatttaagaacattttgatataatttaaaaatgtcccaGTCAACAGTAGTCGAAATGTCACTAAGTTGCAATGTTTCATGTAtcgattaaatttcaatttttgcgaACTGCattaagtaaatataaaataagcttaaaattttacacATGACGTGTGTTAAAAAATACAGGTGTTTTAAACCGGATGAAAACATATGACAAAATATGACTTAGCTTTACATAAGTTGTTGTATTATAACAAATACCTTCAAATCCAGCACTGATTTTCGCATTTAATAGCAGTTGGTTACgcataatgtcaacgttttaTTTACAGCTTGTCCAATGGGAGAGCGTGagaattatttttgtgtcaAGTTGAATTATTAAAACACAGCCGGTTGATCGCGCAGCAGTTTCCTTCCAACTATATAATTTTACGATGACTAAGCGGCAAGCGGTCAATGTTCTGACAACTGCGGACAACTGTGGCGGCCGGCAAGGCGGCCATTATCATTATCTATATtaaaagtaggtaggtataatcATTATGTTAGGTCGCGAACCGCACGCCGCCGCCGGCCGCCAGCCGCCTGCGGCTTCTATATGTGTTGATCTAGACAAACAGGCGTGTGCTCTGTGCTGTTCAGCTATGGCATCGGCactaaaacagaaataaaaccaGTTGCGAGTTGGCTAAATCATTTAGGCgctttcttgtttttttgtgtgttaatgTCATTAAAACACTGTCTTAGCTTAGTTCAGGTAAGCACTGTATTCCTTTTCCTTCCGTTCTGGACcgtttgagtttgttttgtaCGTACTTCCTACAGAAACATATTGTTGTTTGTCAAAGCGGAAGTGAACACCGCGTGAAAAAAGTTGATTGACTTTGTGCAACGTGAGTTTATTTCTTGCAATCCTTCAAgcttcaacttttattttttgttgtcgatgtttaattatagtttttaaaaatatacatttcatttttgtcaatatgtagaaagtctttgaatattaatttaccATATAATTGGAAAGCCTGTTTTATTCCTAccacacttttaaaattattgattctGCTTGAAGCTAATGATTTTTTGAATGTATACTGTAGT
This window contains:
- the LOC129947783 gene encoding uncharacterized protein LOC129947783, with amino-acid sequence MDNNYLKSPYSKRFVIEDSVPKATSDGEPHEVMTLVAGLSGMLAAFVILGILITLIGCKSKERQRNQNSPPPSPEMSEISEMSFKRSSILPIFTKSISIEDTDPRLVSISIIPNNFGNLNSAFVASEMSLGPKNDKNAISIHHL